Within the Deltaproteobacteria bacterium genome, the region ATCGCGCCCTGCGCAGGGTGATCGTCGGCCTCGGCGGCAAGGAGAACGGCAGCCCCCGGGAGGCGATGTTCGACATCGCGGTGGCCTCGGAGGTGATGGCCATCCTGGCCCTCGCCACCAGCCTCAAGGACCTGCGCGAGCGCCTCGGGCGGATCGTGGTCGGGACCACCTTCAAGCGGGAGCCGGTGACGGCCGAGGACCTGAAGGTCGCCGGCGCGATGGCGGTCCTCCTCAAGGACGCCCTGATGCCCACCCTGCTCCAGACCCTGGAGCACACCCCCGCCCTGGTCCACGCCGGCCCCTTCGCCAACATCGCCCACGGCAACTCCAGCGTGGTCGCCGACCAGATCGCCCTGCGGCTCGGCGACTACGTCGTCACCGAGTCGGGCTTCGGCGCCGACATCGGCATGGAGAAGTTCATGGACATCAAGTGCCGGGCGAGCGGGCTGACCCCGGACTGCGTGGTGATCGTGGCCACGATCCGCGCCCTGAAGATGCACGGCGGCGTCGGCAAGGTGATCGCCGGCAAGGCCCTGCCCCCCGAGCTCGTCGAGGAGAACCTCCCGGGCCTCGAGGCGGGCTGCGCCAACCTGGTGGCCCACATCAAGATCGCCCGCCGCTTCGGGGTGCCGGTGGTGGTCGCGGTGAACCGCTTCGGCGCGGACACCGACGCCGAGATCGCGTTGCTCTCGAGGATGGCCACCGAGGCGGGCGCCCGGGCCGCGGTGATGACCGATCACTGGGCCAAGGGCGGCGCCGGCGCCGTCGAGCTGGCCGAGGCCGTGGTGGCCGCCTGCGAGGAGCCCAAGAACTTCGAGTTCCTCTACCCCCTCGACATCCCCATCCGCGACAAGATCGAGGTGATCGCCACCAAGATCTACGGCGCCAGCGGCGTGGACTTCATGGACGAGGCCAACAAGAAGCTGAAGCTCTACACCCGGCTGGGCTACGACAACCTGCCGATCTGCATGGCCAAGACCCACCTCTCCATCAGCCACGAGCCCACCTGGAAGGGCGTGCCGAAGGACTTCCGGCTGCCGGTCCGCGACATCCGGGCCAGCGTCGGCGCCGGCTTCCTCTACCCCTTGTGCGGCACGATGCGGACCATGCCCGGGCTGCCCTCACGCCCCGCCTTCGAGGGCGTCGACATCGATCTCGAGACCGGAAAGATCCAGGGTCTCTTCTAGGAGGACGATTCCATGATCACCAGGGAAGAGCTGGCGAGCGCCCCCTTCTTCGGCGCCCTCGACGAGCAGGAGCAAGCCCTGCTCGCGGGCGTCGCCCGCCGCGGCAGCGCGGCGGCGGGGGAGGCGATCTTCAAGGCCGGCGAGCGGAGCCGGACCCTCTACGTCGTGATCGACGGCCTGGTCTCCCTCCGGCAGAAGGCCCGGGTCGGCAAGGCGGAGACCACCATGGCCGCGGGGAGGCCCGGCGAGGTCATCGGCGTCTCGGCGATGCTGGAGGGCGAGGGCGTCCACTCGGTCAGCGGCGTCTGCCTGGAGGCGACCGAGTTCATCGAGCTCGACGTCCCCGACCTGATGAAGGCCCTGGAGGCCGAGCCCGCGGTGGGCCTGCGCATCCTGCGGCGCCTCACCCTCCTGCTGGCCGAGCGGCTGGCGGCGGCGCGGGCGCAGCTCGGAAGCCAGACCCGCGAGGGCCTGATCTCCCACGGCTGAGGTGGACGGCCCCTAGGGGCAGTTCACGTCGTTGTAGGTGTTGAAGGGCTCGCCGCCGGGGGCGGACGCCTCCTCCCCGATCCGGCCGGTGGGGCAGGTGCCGCCGGTCGTGCCGTCCTCGGTGGAGATGAACCAGGTGTCCACGTTCGAGTCGTCGTCGAGGTTCCCCGCGGCCACGGCGGTGAAGCCGCAGACGGGGCAGAGCCCCTCGTCCTGGACGCCCGGCAGGGTCGTCATGGTCCCCACCGGCGACTGCCAGGTCACCGAGGGCATGCTGCCCCAGCCGGGGTTCGGGTTGGCCGTGGCGAACTTGAAGGTGTCCACCGAGACGTACTCGGCGTTGCTGGCCGCGACCTCGGAGCCCACGGGATCGGTGCGATCGACCGAGTTCGCGGCGGTCCCCGAGTAGAAGGCGAAGCGGTTCGGCCGCTCGGGGCTGAAGCCCACGATCAGGATCTTGGAGGTGTACTCGTCGAACTCGGTGTAATAGGCCTTCTCGGCCGAGAAGAGCGCCTTGAGGTTGCTCTTGGCCTCGGACTGTCGGGCCTTGGCCTGGAACCGAACGAAGTTCGGGATCGCGATGGCGGCGAGGAGGCCGATGATGGCCACCACGATCATGAGCTCGATGAGGGTGAATCCACTCCCCGGGAACTTCCGACCCATCTTCCCTTGCACTTCCCCAGGCTAACGGATGAGGCCGAGGATTCGCAACTTAGGCAGGTTCTGGCTTGCGCGATGGCCCCTTTTGACGGCACGCTCGGGGAGCCAAGGGGGAAGAGCTTGACGACTCTCAACCAGACTCGGGCCAAGCCGCGGAGCCTGGTGGTCGACGACTGCCGGACGATCCTCGCGCTGGTCTCTCACCTCCTCAAGGACGCGGGCTACGAGGTCACCACCTGCGAGAACCCGATCCTGGTCCCGGCGCTCATCTTCCGGGAGAAGATCGATCTGGTGCTCCTCGACGTGAGGATGCCCGGACTCACCGGGGAGTGGGTGGCCGAGACCGTCGCGGACAAGAACCGCAGCGGCGCCGCGCGGATCCTCTTCTACTCCTCCGAGCCCGAGGAGCACCTGAAGCACCTGGTCGAGTCGACCGGGGCGGCGGGCTACGTCCAGAAGTCGGCGGACGACAGCACCCTCCTCCACACGATCTCCCGGATGCTCAATCAGCGAGGCGATGCATGAACCACGACGACGGAGCCCCGAGCTTCCTGGATCCCGAGAGCAGCCTGGTCCCCCTGAGCCAGCTCATGCGCACCCTCGAGCGAGATCTCGTCCGCACCGAGCGGACCCTGGACGTGTTGACCCTGGTGGTCCTCGAGTTCGACGGCTGCCCCTCGCGCCCGCAAGAGCTCCCCGTCGAGGTGTGGGGCGAGGCGGTCCGGCGCCTCGCCGGCCGGATCGAGACCTGCATCCGGGCCAGCGATCAGGCCTTCGGCGGCCACTCCGGGCGCTTCGGGCTGGTCCTCCCGGGCACGCCCAAGGACGAGGCCCTCAGGGTCGCCGAGCGCCTGCGGCCCCGCGTGCCGGAGCTCTTCACCGATCTCCCCGGCGAGGCCGCCGACTGGACCGTGAGCTTCGGCCTGGCCGCCTACCCCGGAGACGCCAAAGAGGCGGGGGCCCTGTGGGAGAGCGCCGTCGAGGCCCTCGACGCGGCGCGGGAGAGCGGGGGTAACCGCAGCTGGCTCCACCAGGACGACCGGCGGAGCGCCCGCCGGGTCCCGGTGGACCTCGGCGCCATGGTCCATCCCCTCGGCAGGGACCCCGTCGAGGCGAGGGTCGTGAACCTGAGCGAGGTGGGCCTGGCCCTCGAGACCACCGTGACGCTCCCGCGGGGCAACCTCCTCGAGATCCGCTTCGAGGACGGCGAGGGGGGAGAGCTCGCCGCCTGCGCCCGGGTCGCCTGGAGCCGGGACACCGCCTCCGGAGGCCAGCACCTCGGGGTCCGCTTCATCGAGACCAGCTCGGCGCACCGCTTCCGGCTCCAGCGCCTGCTGGAGCGGGCCCGCGCGGCCGCCACCGAGAGCGAGTGAGGCCCCTTCAGGGCTGGATCGCCTCCCGCCGGTAGGGCACGTCGCACTCCTCGCAGCCGATGAGCTTGGAGTGCATCCAGCAGCCGACGCAGAAGCCGAGGGTCGCCTCCAGCCAGGTCAGCACGAAGCAGATCGCCACCACCGAGATCAGCCAGACGGTGGCGAAGTCGAGGAGGCGCATCGTCAGGCAGACCACCCCGAGGGAGCCCCCGAGGATCCAGGCGAAGCGCTTGGGGGCCGCGGGCTTCCAGGTCGGCCGGAAGCGGAAGGTCGCCACCGTCCCGACGATGCCCGTGGGAGGGAAGGGCGTCAGGCCGAAGGCGGCCGCCGTGAACATGTCGAAGATCACGTAGGGGCCCACGTAGATCACCGGGTCGAGCTCGGGGGCGAAGATCAACAGCCCGATGGTCGTGGCCGAGAGGGCGTTGAGCAGCCCGGCCCGGGCCCGGGTGGCGGTCTCGTTGACCCGGGCCACACTTGATCCGGGCAGCTCCTGACCCTGTCGCCACCAGGGCCGGCTCAGGAAGGTATGGAACTCGGGATGGTCGTGCATGGAAAGGTCCGGTTGGGGTACGGTTTCCATCATGCCCTCCTTTCGGCGGTCTTGTCCGCCCCGAGGTCGCCCGTGAATCCTTTTGTTTCAGCCGAGGCACCCAAGAGAAGCGATGCCCGGTAGACACGTACTCCTCGTCGACGACTCGGCCAGTGTGCGGGCCGTGCTCCGTCTGGAGCTCGAGACCCTGGGCTTCTTCGTCACCGAGGCCATCGAGGTGGAGGCGGCCCGGGAGGCCCTGGCCGCCAACGACGACATCGACGCGGTCCTCCTCGACTGGCACCTGCCGGGGACCAGCGGCATCGACCTCCTGCGGGAGTGGATGGCCCACCCCCGCTACCGTTGGATCCCGGTGCTGATGATCACCTCCGACGAGGACCCGGCCCGGATCCGGGAGGCCCTCTCCGCCGGCGCCGTCGACTTCCTCCACAAGCCGCCGGACACCCTCGAGCTCCACGCCCGCCTCTCCTCGGCCCTGCGGATCAAGGCGCTCCACGACGAGCTGCGGACCCTGGCGATGCACGACTCGCTCACCGGGCTGCTGAACCGCCGGGCGCTCGACTACCGGCTCGAGGACGAGATCTCCCGGGCGATCCGCTACGAGCGCGACCTCTCGGTGGCCCTGATCGACGTCGACCACTTCAAGCAGGTCAACGACACCCACTCTCACTCGGTCGGCGACCGCGCCCTCGTCCACGTGGGCTCCCTGCTCACTCAGGGCCTGCGGCGGGCCGACACCGTCGCCCGCTGGGGTGGCGAGGAGTTCATCGTCGTCCTCCCCGAGACCGGCCTGGAGGACGCCGTCCACGCCGTCGACCGTATGCGCCAGGCCCTGGTCGAGGCGCCCTGCATCTGTGGGGGCAAGGAGCTGCCCCTCACCTGGAGCGCCGGCGTCGCCTCGCTCTCCAGCCTCGAGGACAAGCACCCCTCCACCCTCGTCGACGCCGCCGATCAGGCCCTCTACCGGGCCAAGGCCGCCGGGCGGAACCAGGTCGTGGGCGGCCGCGCCGAGGACTGAAGCCCGGGGCGCCGCATAGGCAGGAGCGTGAGGGCCAGGAGGTAGAGGCGATAGGGGCGCCCCTCGACGTCGATGGTCCCCTTCCCGCGGCCGGTGCAGAGCCGCCAGGCGAGCTTCTGGGAGAGGGCGACCAGGAGGCCCGAGCCGCTCCCGGAGAGCTCGAGGGTGCTGCCGATGATCACCATCGCGATCCCGAAGAGGGCCGTCGCGCCGTAGCCCACCGCGAGATCGAGGCGGCAGAGCTTCAGGTCCGCCTCGGTGCGGCCCTTCTCCCGGATCCAGTAGCCGTAGCAGAGGATGGTCACCGTCCCCCCGACCCCGCCCAGCAGCGCCACCGTCCAGGCGAGGCCCCCGTCGTCGAAGCGAGGGATCGAGGGCAGGAGGAGCCCCTCGAGCACCTCGCCGGTCCCCGGCCAGAGGCGCCCGGCGGTGAAGAGGACGATCACGAACATCACCCCGATGGTCACGCCCATCACCTTCTCGAAGAGGGCGAAGCCGCCTCGCCACACCAGCAGCAGGCCGAGGAGGCTGGAGGCGACGCCGAAGACCACCTTGCCGGCGGCCGCGCTCTCGAAGACCGGGAAGAGCGCGTGGAGGGTCACCCCGCAGGCGCTCATCAGGGCCGAGCCGACGAAGAAGGACCAGAGCAGCAGGTAGGCCAGGAAGACCCAGCCCACCCCGCGGCCGAAGCGGGTGATGGCGCCCTCGAGGGCCGTCTCTCCGGTGGCGAGCTGCCAGCGGGCGAGGCCCTCGTTGAGGACGAACTTCAGGGCGGCGCCCACCACCACCGCCCAGAGGATGGCCGTGCCCAGCTCGCTGCCGGTGAAGCTCGCCGTGGCGAGATCTCCGGCGCCCACCCCGGTCGCCGCGACCAGCAGCCCGGGGCCGATGAGGGTCAGGATTCCCAGCTTCTCTCTCATGTCGTCCTCCCGCGATCCGGTTTCGCTGGTACCTGCGGGCGCCCCCCTGGAAACCCGTAGCGCTTTCTTCAGCGCCGGCGGCGCAGGCCACGGACGAGGAGGAGGAGGAGGAAGGAGGAGGCCCCCACGCCGGTCCAGATCCCCAGGCGGCTGCGGGGAGCGCGGCGGCGCTGAGCGACGACCACGACGTCGGTGCCCTCGACCGGGACGAAGGCCGCCAACCAGGCGCCTCCGAAGGCGGGGTCGGCGTCGGCGGCGGGATCCCGGTAGCGCTCGTCGACGCCGAGGCCGGGGGCGCCCTCCCACCGCGCCGGGTGGGCCAGGGGCTGATCGTCCAGCCCGAAGGCCGGGTGGAAGAGCAGCACCCAGTCCGGCGGCTCGGCCGGCTCGTCGCCCACCTGGGTGGGGTCGACCCGGACGATGACGCCCGTCGCCGAGTCGCTCGGCTCGGTCTGCGGCAGGCGCAGGCCCTGGCTGGCGAGGACCCCGGCCACGATGACGCCGACCGGCACGCCCTCGTGGAGGACGGCCCGGGCGATCCCGAGCTTGTACTGACGCGAGGTCAGGCCATAGAGCACCTTCGAGGCGTAGGCGCAGGCCCCGTCGCCCCGGGGCTGGCAGAGGCAGCGAGAGGTGGGCGCCGAGGCGCAGGCCAGCGCGCCGAGGACGTAGTCCCGCCGGCTGAAGTCCCAGCCCTCGTGGGCCTCGAGGCGGTGGGGCCAGCGCGCGACCAGGGCCCCCTTGCGGTCCACCAGCCACCAGCTCTCGAAGGGGGACTCTCCGTCGAGGTCGTTGAGGCGAGCGCCGGCGATCACCGTCAGGCGCTGGACCTCCTCGAGGTCTCCCGCGGCGAGCGCCGCGCCCAGCCCGGGCGTCCCGGCCGCGGCGTCGGCGGCGCTGGCGAACTGCAGCAGGCGGATCCGCACGGTGTCCGCCTGGTGGCGGGCGAGGTCGAGCTGGATGTGCGCCGGCTCCCTCGCGAGCTCGAGGACCTGGAGCGTCACCAGCACCGCCGCGAGGGTGAGGAAGGCCAGGGCCAGCGCGCTCGCCGTCGCCAGCAGGGGGTTGCGGCGGCGCCAGGCCGCCAGGCGCTCGCGGGAGGACCAGAGGCGAGCGTGCGGCTGCGCGCCCTCGAGCCAGCGCTCGAGATCGTCGGCGAGGTCCTCGGCCGTGGGGTAGCGATCCTCGGGCGCGTGGGCGAGGGCCTTCAGGCAGATGGCCTCGAGGTCGGCGTCGACCCCGGGGTGCGCCTCGCAGGGCGAGGCGGGCCCGCTCTGCGCGAACCTTCTCCAGGGTCTCCCGGCGGCTCTCGCCCAGGTGGGGCGGGCGGCCGCAGAGCGCGTGGTAGAGGACCGCACCGAGCCCGTGGACGTCCGAGAGGCTGGTCTCCTCCCGCTCGGGGTCCGCCTGCTCGGGGGACATCCAGGCCGCCGTGCCCACCACCCCTCCGCTCGTGGCGCGCGACTCCAGGGGCTGCTCCTCGCCGCTCACCCGCTTGGCCAGGCCGAAGTCGGTGACGTAGGGCCGGCCGGCGGGCCCCAGGAGGATGTTGTCCGGCTTCAGGTCGCGGTGGAGGAGGCCGCGCTGGTGCGCGTGGTGGACCGCCCGCGCGACGTCCCGGACGACGGCCACCCGCTCACGGACCTCGCCCTCCTCGGGCTGCTGCCAGTCGCCCAGCGTCCCCCCGTCGATGAGGTCCATCGTGAAGTAGGGGCGGTCCTCGTGCAGGGCGACCTCGTGGACCCGGATGATGTTCGGGTGCTGGAGCCGGGCCATGTTCTCGGCCTCGGCGAAGAAGCGCTCCTCGGCGACCCGGAGCACGTGGGGCAGGCTGATCTTCAGGGCCACGAAGCGATCGAGGCTCTTCTGTCGCGCCCGGTAGACCACGCCCATCCCGCCGTGGCCGAGGTACTCGATGCCCTCGTAGTCCCCGAAGTCGGGGAGGGTCAGGGGCACCTCCTCGGGTACCCAGGCCGGCAGCTCGAGGAAGGCCTCGGCCGTCGCCTCCCCGTGGCTGACGAGGAGGGCCTCGACCTCGGCGGCGAGCTCGCCCTCGTCCCGGCGCAGGGCCGCGAGGGCCTCGGCCCGCTCGGGCGGCTCGAGCTCGAGCAGCCCGGCGAAGCGATCGCAGACCTCCTGCCAGCGCTCGGGGCTCATGGCGTCCCCTTGAGCTGGCGGTGGAGCCAGGCCCGGGCGACCTGCCAGTCCTCCTCGCAGGAGGAGACCGAGACCTCGAGGGCCTCGGCGATCTCGCTCCACTTCAGACCGCCGAAGAAGCGCAGGGTGACCACCTCGTGCTGACGCGGGCTCAGGGCCTTCAGGGTGTCCATCGCCTCAGCCAGATCGAAGACCGAGAAGCGCAGGCTGCTCTCCAGGGCCTGCAGCACTCCGTCGAAGGGGACCCGATCCCGGGCGTCGGGGCGCTTGCCCGCCGCTCGCTTGCGGGCGTGATCGATGAGGATCTGCCGCATGGCCCGGGCCTGGGTGGCGAAGAAGTAGGCGCGATCGATCACCGGCAGGGGCGCCTTCACGAAGACCCGCAGGTAGGCCTCGTGCACCAGGGCCGTGGGCTGGAGGGTGTGCCCCTCCCGCTCCCGGCGCATGAGGTTGCCCGCCATCCGCTTCAGCTCGTCCGAGACCAGCGCGAAGAGCTCGCCCTTCGCCTTCTGGTCGCCGCCGCGGATGGCCGCCAGCAAGCGCTCGATCTCGCCTCGTCTGCTGCTCTCCCCCATCGCCCGCCCCCCCCGATTACCCCGTCGGGGGCGGGAGCGGTAGCCCGGCCTCGGCGCCGGCGCGCCGGATCAGGCGACGACACGCAGGGGCCTCCCGGCGCGGCTCGGTCGCGCCCGCCAGCAGCCGGGGTCGGCGTGGTAGGGGCTGCCGTGGGCGGCCTGGGAGAGGCAGCGCAGGCCGCCGCCGCAGACCCTGGCGTGGAGGCAGCCCTCGCAGCCCTCGGCGTTGCGCTCCGGCTCCCGCAGCTCCCGCAGGAGCGGGCTCTGGTAGTAGAGCTCCGTCATGCTCCGGGAGCGCAGGTTCCCCACCGGCAGGGGCATCCGGCGGCAGGGGACGAGGGTGCCGTCGGGCAGCACGGTCAGCAGGCTCTTGCCCGCCGTGCAGCGGTAGGGACGCTCGCCGCCCTCCAGGAACTGCAGCGTGCGGTGCATGGCGATCTCGGGCGGGAAGATCAGCCAGCTCTTTCGCATGAGCTCCTGCGTTCGCCGCATCGATCGGAGGAAGCGGCGGGTCTCCTCGGGGGCGGGGCTGCGGAGCCCGCCGACGCTTCCCTGCCCCTCGGGGATGAGCCGGTCGGCCCAGACCCGATCGACCCCCAGCCGCTGCCCCAGCCGCGCGACCTTCCGGAACTCCCCCAGGTTCCCCGAGTGGGCGGTGAAGGAGAGGAAGACCCGGATCCCGTGTCCGAGCAGGTGGCGGATGCCCCCGACGCTCTGCGCGTGACTCCCCTTGCCCCGGATCTCGTCGTGGACCTTCCGGCTCCCCTCGATGCTCACCTGCACGAAGCTCGGCCGGAGGGCCCGGAGGCGCGCTGCCCGCTCCTCGTCGATGAGGGTGTCGTTGGTGAGGAGAGCCCAGGAGTGCCGGTGGCGGTGACGGGCCAGCTCCTCGCAGAGCTCGAGGAGATCCTTGCGGGCGAAGGGCTCGCCGCCGGTGAGGGTGACGTGGCCTCGCAGCTCCGGCTGCCCGCGCTCCTCTCCGTAGCGGGTGAGCAGCTCGTGGTACTGCTCCAGGATCCGCAGCAGGTCCCGGTAGGGGAGCTCCTCGCCGCGGTAGCCCTCCTGGTAGCAGTGGTGGCAGCGCAGGTTGCAGCGCTCGGTGAGGTGCCACTGGAGGAGGAGGCCGGACTTGTAGTCGTGGTTGCACATCAGCCGCACCCCCCACAGCCGCCGCAGCCGCCGCAGCCCCCGCCGCAGCCACCTCCGCAGCCCCCACCCCCGTTCACGCTGACGGCGAAGGCCGCCTGCACCGAGGCGCCCACCGCGAGGAGGCCGACCCCGTGGACCGCCACCGCCAGCGCCGGATCGACGCCCGCGCTCGCCCAGTCGATGGAGGAGCTGGCGCTCATCCAGCGTAGCTCCTCCCTCAGGTGCTTCAGCAGCCGGCGGCCCAGGGTGGTCGCCTTCCCGGAGGTGGGCCGCAGGATCCCGGCGAAGAGGTAGGCGGTCCCCGCCAGGAGGAAGGGGAGGATGCCCATCGGCCGGTCGAGCGTCAGGCCGAGGAGCGCCTTGATCGACCCGAGGAGCAGGCAGACCGTCATCGGCAGGTAGGTGATCCAGGCCGCCCGCTGCTCGTCCGCCGCGCTCTGCAGCAGCCGGCGCTCCACGAGGTCCTCGCGGACCCTCGAGAGGGTGTCCTCCACCCGCAGCTCGAGGTGGGCGCTCGAGAGCAGGGCGCCGGGCCCCTCGATCCCGTCCTCGATGAGGTCGACCAGGTCCTGCTCGATCTAGGGGGAGGGGCGCGGCCCGCCGGGGATCACCCGGGTCTGCTCGCCGTCCTCGCTGATCTCGAGCTGACCCCGCTCGACCATCCGGTAGAAGACGGCGCGGACCACCGCCTGCCACCCACCCCCCAGGTAGGCGATCGCCTCGGCGCTCAGCCCCTCGGCCGGGGGCAGCGGCAGGTCCTCGGTGCCGTCCCACCAGTGGAGGATCCGGTTGATCCCCAGCGCGAGGGCCACCAGGCCCAGGTAGACGAGGAGGAAGGTCGGTCCCGGTATCGAACGAATGAGCTCCAGCATCGTGGTCTCTCCTTTCGAAGAGACCTGCGCGAGCTCTCCCGGAAATCCGTAGGAAGAAGCGGTTGACAACTTGGCCATGTTGCCACATGAATCGTGCGTCTCACTCCGGAGAAGCCATGCCCTGTTCCGACGACAAGGTCTTCAAGCAGCAAGCGCGGGTGCTCAAGGCCCTCGCCAACGCCTCGCGCCTGAAGATCGTCGACCGGCTCTCCCGGGGGGAGTGCTCGGTCGGAGAGCTCACCGAGCTGGTCGGCTCGGACCGCTCCACCGTCTCCAAGCACCTCGCGGTGCTGCGCAGTCACGGGATCGTCGAGGACCGCCGGGAGGGCAACGTCGTCTACTACTCGCTCCTGACGCCCTGCGTGATGAACTTCTTCTCCTGTGCCACCCAGGTCCTCGAGGAGCGCAGCTGATGGTCCCCGCGGTTTTTTTTGAGCCAATATTGCCAACTTGGCCATATTGCCATGCACTTCCGGCGAGGGCCTCCCGGTGAAGGAGCGAAGCAAGCTGCTGCTCATGCTGGCGGTCTTCGCCGCCTGCTGGTTCCTGCCGGTGGACAGCGAGCGCTTCCTGTCGGCGGTCGGCGAGGGCCTGAAGCTCACCCGGTGGTACGCCCGGGAGCACGTGCTGCTCTGCCTGGTGCCGGCCTTCTTCATCGCCGGCGCCATCAGCGTCTTCGTCAGCCAGGGCTCGGTGATGAGGTACCTCGGCCCGGCCGCGAGGAAGCTCGTCGCCTACCCGGTGGCCGCGGTCTCCGGCACCATCCTGGCGGTCTGCTCCTGCACGGTGCTGCCCCTCTTCGCGAGCATCCACCAGCGCGGCGCCGGCCTCGGCCCGGCCACCGCCTTCCTCTACTCCGGGCCGGCCATCAACGTGCTGGCGATCATCCTCACGGCGCGAGTGCTGGGCCTCGAGCTGGGCATCGCCCGCGCGGTCGGGGCGATCACCTTCTCGGTGATCATCGGCCTGCTCATGCACCTCTTCTTCCGCAAGGAGGAGGCCGCCCGTCAGGCCGAGGGCATGGTCCTGATGCCGGTCGAGGAGCGGGGCCGGACGCTCTGGCAGGAGGGCGTCTACTTCGCCGCCCTGGTCGGCATCCTGGTCTTCGCCAACTGGGGCGCTCCGGCCGAGAAGGACACGGGCGTCTGGACCAGCGTCCACTCGGTGAAGTGGATCGTCACCGGCGGGTTCGCCCTCGTCCTCGTCTTCTCCCTCTGGCGTTGGTTCGAGCGGGACGAGCTTGGCGACTGGACCGAGTCGAGCTGGACCTTCGCCAAGCAGATCATGCCGCTGCTCCTGGCTGGCGTGCTCGTCGCGGGCTTCCTGCTCGGTGGCCCCGATGGCGGCCGCGGCGTGATCCCCGACGAGTGGGTCGCCTCGATGGTGGGCGGCAACTCGCTGGGCGCCAACCTCTTCGCTTCGGTGGCGGGCGCCCTGATGTACTTCGCCACCCTCACCGAGGTGCCCATCCTGGAGGGGCTCCGCAGCTCGGGCATGGGGAAGGGACCCGCGCTGGCGCTGCTGCTCGCGGGTCCGGCGCTCTCCCTGCCCAACATGCTCGTCATCCGAAGCGTGATGGGCACCCGGAAGACCCTGGTGTTCATCGGGCTGGTGATCGTGCTCTCAACCCTCGCAGGTCTGCTCTACGGAGCGCTGTTCTAGGAGGTCGTGATGAAGGTCGAGATCCTGGGAACCGGATGTGCCAAGTGCCAGAAGCTCTACCGGCTGGTGGAGCAGGCCGTCGCCGACACCGGCTCGGACGCCGAGGTGGTGAAGGTCGAGAAGATGGACGAGATCATGAGCTACGGCGTGCCCTTCACGCCGGCCCTGGTCATCGACGGTACCGTGAAGTCGGTGGGCAACCTCCCGAAGCCCGCCCAGCTCGAGGCCTGGCTCCGGGAAGGCGCGGGCCAGCGCTGAAGCGCCGATGCTTGACGAGCTGGTTCAGAACGCGGGTCAGTACATCGACACGAACCCGTGGCTCGCCATCGCGGCGGTCTTCGTCGGCGGCCTGCTGACGGCCTCGAACCCCTGCGTCCTCGCCATGATCCCGCTGACGATGAGCTTCGTGGCCGGCCGGCGGGAGGAGAGGCCCGGGGTGCTCCGCGCGCTCGGCTTCTCCTCCGTCTTCGTCCTGGGGCTCTCCCTCACCTTCACCGCGCTGGGCATGGTCGCCGCGCTCGCCGGCCAGCTCTACGGCGACGTCTCCAGCGCCTGGAACTGGGTGGTCGCCGCCGTCTGCGGGGTGATGGGGCTCCACCTGATGGGCGTGGTGACCGTGCCCATCCCCTCGCTGGCCGGCCGGATCCAGCCGAGGACCCGCGGCCTGCTCGGCGCGCTGATCCTCGGCCTGCTCTTCGGGCTGGTCTCCGCGCCCTGCGCGGCGCCGATCCTCGTCGTCCTGCTCACCTACCTGGCCGGCTCGGGCGCCTCGGTGGCGTACGGCGGCCTGCTGCTGCTCGTCTACGCCCTCGGCCACAGTCTGCTG harbors:
- a CDS encoding formate--tetrahydrofolate ligase; amino-acid sequence: MSTPGSYREPRDPVPSDLEIAQEAPLLPIQQVAEAVGLEADDLELYGRHKAKVHLDVRERFADRPLGKYIDVTAITPTPLGEGKTTTAIGLSQGLGRLGHKVFTTIRQPSMGPTFGIKGGAAGGGYSQVIPMEDFNLHLTGDIHAVSAAHNLLAAAIDNHLTHGNKLGLDPYSVTWPRVVDLNDRALRRVIVGLGGKENGSPREAMFDIAVASEVMAILALATSLKDLRERLGRIVVGTTFKREPVTAEDLKVAGAMAVLLKDALMPTLLQTLEHTPALVHAGPFANIAHGNSSVVADQIALRLGDYVVTESGFGADIGMEKFMDIKCRASGLTPDCVVIVATIRALKMHGGVGKVIAGKALPPELVEENLPGLEAGCANLVAHIKIARRFGVPVVVAVNRFGADTDAEIALLSRMATEAGARAAVMTDHWAKGGAGAVELAEAVVAACEEPKNFEFLYPLDIPIRDKIEVIATKIYGASGVDFMDEANKKLKLYTRLGYDNLPICMAKTHLSISHEPTWKGVPKDFRLPVRDIRASVGAGFLYPLCGTMRTMPGLPSRPAFEGVDIDLETGKIQGLF
- a CDS encoding response regulator, coding for MTTLNQTRAKPRSLVVDDCRTILALVSHLLKDAGYEVTTCENPILVPALIFREKIDLVLLDVRMPGLTGEWVAETVADKNRSGAARILFYSSEPEEHLKHLVESTGAAGYVQKSADDSTLLHTISRMLNQRGDA
- a CDS encoding Nramp family divalent metal transporter, whose protein sequence is MREKLGILTLIGPGLLVAATGVGAGDLATASFTGSELGTAILWAVVVGAALKFVLNEGLARWQLATGETALEGAITRFGRGVGWVFLAYLLLWSFFVGSALMSACGVTLHALFPVFESAAAGKVVFGVASSLLGLLLVWRGGFALFEKVMGVTIGVMFVIVLFTAGRLWPGTGEVLEGLLLPSIPRFDDGGLAWTVALLGGVGGTVTILCYGYWIREKGRTEADLKLCRLDLAVGYGATALFGIAMVIIGSTLELSGSGSGLLVALSQKLAWRLCTGRGKGTIDVEGRPYRLYLLALTLLPMRRPGLQSSARPPTTWFRPAALAR
- a CDS encoding cyclic nucleotide-binding domain-containing protein, with the protein product MITREELASAPFFGALDEQEQALLAGVARRGSAAAGEAIFKAGERSRTLYVVIDGLVSLRQKARVGKAETTMAAGRPGEVIGVSAMLEGEGVHSVSGVCLEATEFIELDVPDLMKALEAEPAVGLRILRRLTLLLAERLAAARAQLGSQTREGLISHG
- a CDS encoding DUF4395 domain-containing protein, with the protein product MHDHPEFHTFLSRPWWRQGQELPGSSVARVNETATRARAGLLNALSATTIGLLIFAPELDPVIYVGPYVIFDMFTAAAFGLTPFPPTGIVGTVATFRFRPTWKPAAPKRFAWILGGSLGVVCLTMRLLDFATVWLISVVAICFVLTWLEATLGFCVGCWMHSKLIGCEECDVPYRREAIQP
- a CDS encoding diguanylate cyclase is translated as MPGRHVLLVDDSASVRAVLRLELETLGFFVTEAIEVEAAREALAANDDIDAVLLDWHLPGTSGIDLLREWMAHPRYRWIPVLMITSDEDPARIREALSAGAVDFLHKPPDTLELHARLSSALRIKALHDELRTLAMHDSLTGLLNRRALDYRLEDEISRAIRYERDLSVALIDVDHFKQVNDTHSHSVGDRALVHVGSLLTQGLRRADTVARWGGEEFIVVLPETGLEDAVHAVDRMRQALVEAPCICGGKELPLTWSAGVASLSSLEDKHPSTLVDAADQALYRAKAAGRNQVVGGRAED
- a CDS encoding prepilin-type N-terminal cleavage/methylation domain-containing protein; the encoded protein is MGRKFPGSGFTLIELMIVVAIIGLLAAIAIPNFVRFQAKARQSEAKSNLKALFSAEKAYYTEFDEYTSKILIVGFSPERPNRFAFYSGTAANSVDRTDPVGSEVAASNAEYVSVDTFKFATANPNPGWGSMPSVTWQSPVGTMTTLPGVQDEGLCPVCGFTAVAAGNLDDDSNVDTWFISTEDGTTGGTCPTGRIGEEASAPGGEPFNTYNDVNCP
- a CDS encoding PilZ domain-containing protein; the protein is MNHDDGAPSFLDPESSLVPLSQLMRTLERDLVRTERTLDVLTLVVLEFDGCPSRPQELPVEVWGEAVRRLAGRIETCIRASDQAFGGHSGRFGLVLPGTPKDEALRVAERLRPRVPELFTDLPGEAADWTVSFGLAAYPGDAKEAGALWESAVEALDAARESGGNRSWLHQDDRRSARRVPVDLGAMVHPLGRDPVEARVVNLSEVGLALETTVTLPRGNLLEIRFEDGEGGELAACARVAWSRDTASGGQHLGVRFIETSSAHRFRLQRLLERARAAATESE